A region of the bacterium genome:
TCCCGGCTCCTTCTCCCATCACAAAACCATCACGATTTTTATCAAAAGGTCTACTGGCATTTTCAGCGCAATCATTTGGAGTCATGGATCGTGTGGCACAAAAACATCCATAGGGGAGCGGGGTTATACATGCTTCGGAACTACCTGCAAGCATGATATCGGCATCTCCTCTCTGAAGAATCCGAAAAGCATCGCCAATGGCGTTTGATCCTGTAGAACAGGCCACGGAGAGAGCAGAAAGGGGACCTTTTAAGCCATATTTTGGAAACCATACACGCTGCCATATTGATGAGCAGCTTGGACACAAAAAACGGACTTAAACCTTTGGGTCCACTTTCTTGAAGTATGGAATACCCGTCTTCGATTGTCTGTGAACCCCCAATGCCGGAACCGATGATGACACCTGCCCTGTTTTTGTCAAATGAGAAAGATTCCAATCCTGCATCTTCAATTGCCATTGCAGATGCAGCAATTCCAAACTGTGTAAATCGATCCATACGCTTTGCTGATTTTTTGTCAATCCATTCTTCAGCTTGAAAATCTCTTACCTCAGCTGCGAGCTTAGAACGAAAATTTGTCACATCAAAACGAGTCACTTTCGCAATTCCGTTTCTCCCAGCCTTTAATCCTTCACAAAACTTCTTTACACCTATACCAATCGGGGTTACAGCACCCAAGCCTGTGATAACAACCTGATGTTCGTTCATGATAAAAAATGCCTTATAAATTACCGCTATTCTATTATTATGGGGATTGACAATCAAGAACTAAAATTAGCGAGCCAGGTCTTCCTCAGTCATTCCAAAATGATGCCCAAGCTCATGCATAACTACTTCTTTAACTCTTTCCTTTATTCTATCTTCATTGCTGCATAACATTTCAATAGGTTTCTGATAAATAGTTATCATATCCGGAAGAACGTTTGAATAATGCGCTCCCCTATTCTTTAGTGGAATGCCTTGATATAATCCGAGAAGAGTCATGGGACTCTTTATCCCTTGTTTTCTGAGTATCTCCTTAGAGGGTCTGTCTTCTACTGATATACTCACATTCTCCATTCTCCGCTGGAATTTCTCTGGCAGTCCGTCAACAGCCTCTGCTACGAGTTTTTCAAACTTATTCATACATTATTTTTACTTGCTTGAAGTAGAGAGGAGCTTCCTCAGAAGAGAGAACCCTTTTAAATACAAGCTTATTTTCTTTCTCCACTAAGTCAGATATATCAAAAACAAATGAAGAATAGTCCCTTGATTTCGGCACTTTCCATAGCCCATAACTTGTAACATTTGATTCGCCAGTTGTGAGCTTATTTATCAATCTTTTTGTGTCTTTTATTTGAGTGCCGTTAATCTCAATTATCAAAGCACTTACATAACCTGCTGGTTTCCTTGACTTAGCCCTTACCAAAAAGGAAAGGTGCGCTTCTTTGACTTCCGGCAGAGCAAAGGAAAAGCTAACTGGTTCCAGAGCAGTTGTTCTGACTTCCCTTTCCTTATGAGTTAATTTAACTTCCTTCTTAAGATGCTCGGTTTTACGAGGTTTAATCTCTTCT
Encoded here:
- a CDS encoding metallopeptidase family protein — its product is MNKFEKLVAEAVDGLPEKFQRRMENVSISVEDRPSKEILRKQGIKSPMTLLGLYQGIPLKNRGAHYSNVLPDMITIYQKPIEMLCSNEDRIKERVKEVVMHELGHHFGMTEEDLAR